The segment ATTAACTTTAAAAACTAAGTTCACTCATTTATTTGCTTCAGTGATATATACAGGCTTCTTAgaaaattatgaattgaaataattagAAATAAAGCAAGCTGTCTGATCCTTGTATACTGAACCAAGGAGTGCAATTTACACACAGGAGTAATCAGCAAAAACACAATTTCCTTAACATTTcaatgtagttgtgcacaggcaACCCCCAGACTGGGTGGGGAATTGCATTATAATACCGttcacattcattttgagaggactagaatataaaggcaaggatgtactgttgaggcattataaggcactggtgaggcctcacagagcattttgaacaattttgggcccctgatctaagaagggatgtgctgacattggagaaggttgaaaggaggttcacaaaaatgattccaggattgaaggcttgtcatatgaagagtgtttgattactctgggcctgtactcactgaaattcagaagaatgaggagtgacctcaatgaaacctatttgATAGGTTTACAGGTAAAGGGATAGCCTGTAAAAAAGTaactgaaaggcctcaatagagtggatgtcgagaggatgtttcctatggtgggggagtccaaaaCCAAAGCCCcaattttaaaatggagatgaggaggaatttttttagccagagagtggtgagtctgtggaattaattgccacaggcagctgtggaggccaaatcattgggtatatttaaggcagaggttgatagattattgattagtcaggacatgaagggatatggggaggaggcaggagatggtggctgggagggaaaatgaatcagacatgattttctgtGATATAAAGTTACATCATTTGCACACGCATAAACAAATTGAAAAACAAGTGCTTATTTATCTACATTTTCCACAAATTCTGTTAGAGTAGTTTTTATTCTGCATATCAATATTTTGGGTCATAATTTGTGAACTTAGCAAGCATTATTTTTTGATGTCCAAATAGCCATAATGCAGGGGTCACCTGCACTCAGTTTTGCACACAATGCTAGATATGGGTAAAATGATCATTAGAACAGTACCAACGAGGTTATGGAAGCTGATTCATACTTGGCCTGACTCAAGTTTTAAAATGCACAACTCTTTATACTCAGCCAAtgtgatatataaaaaaatacacTGAGCCAATTTGATACAAAGGAAATGAAAGCAAACCTCAACCAGAATTTTCACTCCCAAGGAAGTGCAATCTAGTATTAGCTTCAGGCCTTTACATTTTCTACCCCTTGCTCAACAGGTATTCTCCAATCCTTGAAGATCCTCCCAATAACTGTTCAGCTGCTGTGGAGTGAAGCCGTGTACTGCAATTAACCTGCTGAACAGACATTTGTCAAATTTCAGCTGGTTTAGGAAGAACAACTCTTTTTCTGGAATATGTAGATTTACATCTAATATCTTCAAACAAATGCCAACAAATACATCCTCAAATCTAAATGGTTTAATATGCCCCATCAACTTAAAAATCTTTAAACTCAATTCCCCAGAAAAAAACATAACCAAGGCCACTACAATATGGAGGATATATACTAAAAGGGTAGTCAGCTTTTGAAATGTATGCCTTTTTAACAAAACCTCGGTGTGGTCCTGTGTTGATAAAGGGATAGCCTGTAAAAAAGTCACTGGAAACACTTTTGTTAACTTTTAGCAGATAATTAACTAAATTCTTTGTATTTAGAAATACATCAGAGTCTATTTTCATCACATATTCAGCATTGGGACAAAACTCTGAAATCCACTGAAATGCCATTATTGTCTTCAAGGTCAGGTTATTGTAAGAGTCAATAAAATTCTGACTAATTATATCTCCATATTGAGCAAATTCTTCTTGCACTGGTTGCTTCCCTTGATTTTCATGTTCAGCATCTCTTCCAATCAAGAACAGAGTCAAGACTTTTTTGCCCAACCACATCCGTTTCTGTCCCCACGTTACTCTGATTGCCTGCCGAGCTTCTACTTCATTTGGTCTTGTAGCAACCAGTATAACTAGAAAATGATTGTCACCTTCACATTTCAGATGCGGAGAATTGAAGTTCCACTTCAATTGAAGTTCCACTTATAGATCGGCTGTTGACTATAGAGGAACCACCAATCGATCTTTTCCTTTGGTTTCTCTGTGCAAAATATTAACCAAAATATAACACTGAACAGAATGAGTAAAAACAGTTGCTTCCACCGGGAAATCGGTTTCATCTTCATTGGATGAATAAAACGCTGTTGTTGTCAGCAGTACAGTCAGTcttttttctcccctctcacaatctgcaaaaaaaaaaattcagttttCAGGTTCAGATGATTAACAACACACTATTTCACCTtactatgtttttttttgttaaagaCAACTTTCTCTAGGAAATATTCTGTTGTACCTCTCCACGAAGTAAGTGATTTTAATTGCACATTTTAGTTTTTGCACTAAAAATCAGAGCCAACTTGGTGAAGGAAGTTCATGCGAAAAGACACTTTCCAGGTAACAGTAGATATCATGGGCATATTGGCAGCAAACCAATTGGGGGCAGGTTTCATCATTATTTACCATATCACATGGCTCTGAAACATTTCCAACACTATTGAGTatattctatttttattttatgcAAAGCTCTATACTTCCTCATATTTTCTAACCAACACAGTTGGAAGCTCATACAGAAACCCATGCTTTGTCTTCCTTGTAACCTACTTGCCTCATATTCTCACCAAATCTACTACTTAAATTTACCAGGAACAATTAATATGACCACTTAAcccattgagtgtgctccaccattccatcatggctgatttattttccctctcatccccattctcctggcttctcccagaAACACTTAATGCCtctattaatcaagaacctttaaatacagccaatgaattgtcttccacagccatctgtggcaatgaattccacagattcaccatcctctggctaaagaaaatcctcctcatctctgttctaaagggatgtacttctattctgaggttgcgctctctggtcctagattcccccattatagaaaacatcctctccacatccactccatctaggccttttaatattcgatagTTTTTAATGAGATCcacgctcattcttctaaactctagtgagtacaggcccagagccatcaaatgctgcttATATGCTTGCATTCCTGCGATCATTCTCACGAACCTCTCTGAATGCTTCCATTGTCAGcgcattctttcttagataaggggcgcaaaactgctcacatttaTACTTGCCAATTAACCTACACAAGTATCGGACGGAGGAGGGAACTGAGCAGCCAGATGAAATCCGTGCAAACAGAAGAACGCACAAATTCCGCATTTTAAATTTGGCATGACAAATTCTTCAGGCCAACTACTCTTCATACTTCCATGCCTGCCTGGACCATTGGTATTTTGACAGCAAGATGACATATTTTACAAATGGGTAACAATTAGAGCAGGAACTGCATGTATTTAAAATCAATAGAGTGTACTATTTAATAGAGGTGGGTTACTATACAAAACAGTACAAGAAATGAGACTGATTGGTCTACTAGGAGCTGGCATTGATTTGAAAGGCCAAAAGGACCTTTTCTGCACTATGACAATTCAATGACTCTGTGAACACACGCCAGTTTAGAATTTCCACATTCATAATTTGTATTACAAACTCACCTCACCAAATTTTGCATTTCTGATGTAATTCCAGACACAGTAGGTGAACGAACAGAATATAGCAAAAAGCGGACAACAGCTTTCTACACATGAAGGATAGGATTAAGTGAAAGAAAAATCTCCATGTATGGGAACTATAAACAACTTTGGTCAAATGCAAGGAAActtataataaaatatatttgaaACATGGTAATGTTGATTTGCTGAGATAGCTTCGATTTTGCTGTTTGTCTGGGTTCTTAGTTTCAGGAATGATAGTGACATTTACCTGGTTCCTGAGAAGCACATGTACTGTAGAATGCCAAAGATCCTCCTTTCGACTAAGTGGAGATACTGTGTAGTACATACTGCCATTTACCACAAATAATTCTGTTGGATTTTAATTTACAAACTAAATTCAAAACTGAATGTTTCAAAAGCTAACAAAATAGCTCATGCAACTTCAAAGTAAACATTATAAAAgataaaattaacaaatttatATATTCAGTAATtcacagaaaacatagaaaacctacagcacaatacaggcctttcggcccacaaagttgtgccaaacacgtCCCTACCTTGGAAATTACTAGACCTTCCCCTGGTccgctatttttctaagctccatgtacctatccaaaagtctcttaaaagaccctatcgtatccgcctccaccaccgttgccggcagcccattccaagcactcaccattctcaaaattacccctgacatcacctcagTAACAACTccaccagcaccttaaacctgtgccctcttgtgccaaccatttcagccctggggaaaagcctctgactatccacacgatcaatgcctctcatcatcttgtacacctccatcaggtcacctctcatcccccctcgctccaaggagaaaaggccgagttcactcaacctattctcataaggcatgctccccaatccaggcaatatccttgtaaatctcctctgcaccctttctatagcttccacatccttcctgtagtgaggcgaccagaactgagcacagtactccaagtggggtctgaccagggtcctgtatagctgcaacattacctctcagctcctaaactcaattgcatgattgatgaaggccaatgcaccatatgccttcttaaccactgagtcaacctgcacagcagctttcagtgacctatggactccgaccccgagatccctctgatcctccacactgcaaagtcttaccattaatactaaattctgccatcacatttgtctgggttgaact is part of the Mobula birostris isolate sMobBir1 chromosome 4, sMobBir1.hap1, whole genome shotgun sequence genome and harbors:
- the LOC140196940 gene encoding LOW QUALITY PROTEIN: UDP-GalNAc:beta-1,3-N-acetylgalactosaminyltransferase 1-like (The sequence of the model RefSeq protein was modified relative to this genomic sequence to represent the inferred CDS: deleted 1 base in 1 codon), translated to MYYTVSPLSRKEDLWHSTVHVLLRNQWNFNSPHLKCEGDNHFLVILVATRPNEVEARQAIRVTWGQKRMWLGKKVLTLFLIGRDAEHENQGKQPVQEEFAQYGDIISQNFIDSYNNLTLKTIMAFQWISEFCPNAEYVMKIDSDVFLNTKNLVNYLLKVNKSVSSDFFTGYPFINTGPHRGFVKKAYISKADYPFSIYPPYCSGLGYVFSGELSLKIFKLMGHIKPFRFEDVFVGICLKILDVNLHIPEKELFFLNQLKFDKCLFSRLIAVHGFTPQQLNSYWEDLQGLENTC